One Alligator mississippiensis isolate rAllMis1 chromosome 1, rAllMis1, whole genome shotgun sequence genomic window carries:
- the DSTN gene encoding destrin, with amino-acid sequence MASGVQVADEVCRIFYDMKVRKCSTPEEIKKRKKAVVFCLSPDKKCIIVEEGKEILVGDIGVTVTDPFKHFVQMLPEKDCRYALYDASFETKESKKEELMFFLWAPELAPLKSKMIYASSKDAIKKKFQGIKHECQANGPEDLNRACIAEKLGGSLVVAFEGCPV; translated from the exons GCATCAGGAGTACAAGTGGCTGATGAAGTATGCCGTATTTTCTATGATATGAAAGTTCGGAAATGCTCCACTCCTGAGGAaatcaagaaaaggaagaaggctGTTGTCTTCTGTCTCAGCCCAGACAAAAAGTGCATTATTGTGGAAGAAGGCAAAGAGATCCTAGTGGGAGATATTGGTGTCACGGTTACTGATCCTTTCAAGCACTTCGTGCAAATGCTGCCTGAAAAGGATTGCCGTTATGCCTTGTATGATGCAAGCTTTGAAACAAAGGAATCCAAAAAAGAAGAGTTGATGTTTTTCTTGTG GGCACCAGAACTAGCTCCTCTGAAAAGTAAGATGATCTATGCAAGCTCCAAGGATGCTATCAAAAAGAAATTCCAAG GCATAAAGCATGAATGCCAAGCAAATGGGCCAGAGGATCTCAACCGAGCTTGTATTGCTGAGAAGCTAGGAGGTTCCCTAGTCGTAGCTTTTGAAGGCTGTCCTGTGTAG